One Anaerolineae bacterium genomic window carries:
- a CDS encoding sigma-70 family RNA polymerase sigma factor has translation MSPFDEAGLIKAAKKGNLSAFNQLVLQYQGFAYNVAYRILGDSDLAADVTQESFIKAYRAMDQFRGGSFKAWLARIVTNACYDALRHKQRRPADSLEDLSVDPEHAMRLQSPQESPESYALRAELSELIQRSIDQLPPDQRVTLVLADIQGLSYQEIADITGVSLGTVKSRLSRARARLRDILLEHKELLPYPYRLSSE, from the coding sequence ATGTCACCATTCGACGAAGCCGGACTGATTAAGGCCGCCAAAAAGGGCAACCTGTCGGCCTTTAACCAGCTCGTGCTCCAGTACCAGGGCTTTGCCTATAATGTCGCCTACCGCATCCTGGGCGACAGCGACCTGGCCGCTGATGTCACCCAAGAGAGCTTCATCAAGGCGTACCGGGCCATGGACCAGTTCCGCGGCGGCTCGTTCAAGGCCTGGCTGGCGCGCATCGTGACCAATGCCTGTTATGACGCGCTGCGCCACAAACAGCGCCGGCCGGCGGACTCCCTGGAAGACCTCAGCGTGGACCCCGAACACGCCATGCGCCTGCAAAGCCCCCAGGAAAGCCCCGAATCCTATGCCCTGCGCGCCGAACTCAGCGAGCTGATCCAGCGCAGTATTGACCAGCTCCCGCCCGACCAGCGCGTAACCCTGGTGCTGGCGGACATCCAAGGCCTGAGCTATCAGGAGATCGCCGACATCACCGGCGTCTCGCTGGGCACGGTCAAGTCCCGCCTGAGCCGCGCCCGCGCCCGCCTGCGGGATATACTGCTGGAGCACAAGGAACTTTTGCCCTACCCCTATCGTCTATCCAGTGAGTGA
- a CDS encoding flavin reductase family protein: MTYHTVPYDAFLRQTLARLADPGLFLVSHGQDGRTNAMAIGWGTIGIIWGKPMFLVLVRPSRFTYSLLEQSDSFTVCVPAPSQYDALLYCGNHSGRDEDKLAVCGLETVPSLRVRTPGLAGTPLIYECQIVHHNDILAGNLEKSIITEYYPQDNYHRVYFGEILAVRALPDAEALLEPARR, translated from the coding sequence ATGACCTATCACACCGTACCCTATGACGCGTTCCTGCGCCAGACCCTGGCCCGTCTGGCCGACCCCGGCCTCTTCCTTGTCTCCCATGGGCAGGACGGTCGCACCAATGCCATGGCCATCGGCTGGGGCACCATCGGCATTATCTGGGGCAAGCCCATGTTCCTGGTGTTGGTGCGCCCCTCGCGCTTCACTTACAGCCTGTTGGAGCAGAGCGATTCCTTCACTGTGTGCGTGCCGGCCCCCTCCCAATACGATGCCCTGCTGTACTGCGGCAACCATTCCGGCCGTGACGAGGACAAGCTGGCGGTTTGCGGCCTGGAGACCGTGCCATCCTTGCGGGTGCGCACCCCCGGCCTGGCCGGCACCCCCTTGATCTACGAATGCCAGATCGTGCACCATAACGATATCCTGGCCGGCAACCTGGAGAAGAGCATCATCACGGAGTATTATCCGCAGGACAACTATCATCGGGTGTATTTCGGGGAAATCCTGGCAGTGCGCGCACTGCCGGATGCGGAGGCTCTGCTGGAGCCGGCCAGGCGCTAG
- a CDS encoding HlyC/CorC family transporter, whose product MDVDRSIVWLITILLLSVEAVITAGHTALTHLRRSRLRQLQEAQQPAAHLAADLLDHPDRLHAALYSARALLYAAIAVLVTPALYPELARWLAGVPWLAPASTWLAVVILVLLIGLAVFLFGEWLPMQVGRRYPEPLALALARPLALVRLLFWPAGLLAYGLGSLLRGLIGAEDEEPQPQIEEEIRTLVDAYEEEGVIEEDEKEMIYSIFELGDTLVREVMVPRIDIVAVEAGTPLLEALDIIMQAGHSRIPVYKGTIDNIIGVLYVKDLLPYLKRGETDVPLESIVREPYFIPETKKVDQLLPDLQQRKVHMAIVVDEYGGTAGLVTIEDLLEEIVGEIQDEYDREEPMYQKVGENEFILDARINLDDFAELVGVEIADEGSDTLGGFIYNQLGRVPAVGDTISYDGITITVLSLIGRRIGKVRVVRQEAAPTADEGEPQASRIPPPTKDNSREH is encoded by the coding sequence TTGGACGTTGACCGTAGTATCGTCTGGTTGATCACAATCCTTCTGTTGAGCGTTGAGGCGGTCATCACCGCCGGCCACACGGCTCTCACCCATCTGCGCCGCTCCCGCCTGAGACAACTGCAGGAAGCGCAACAGCCGGCCGCTCATCTGGCGGCTGACCTGCTCGATCATCCCGACCGCCTGCATGCGGCCCTGTACAGCGCGCGGGCCTTGCTATATGCCGCCATTGCCGTGCTGGTGACGCCGGCCTTGTACCCGGAACTGGCGCGCTGGCTGGCCGGCGTCCCCTGGCTGGCCCCAGCGAGCACATGGCTGGCCGTCGTCATCCTGGTACTGCTAATCGGCCTGGCGGTCTTCCTGTTCGGGGAATGGCTCCCGATGCAGGTGGGCCGGCGCTATCCCGAGCCGTTGGCACTGGCGCTGGCGCGGCCCCTAGCCCTGGTGAGGCTGTTGTTCTGGCCGGCCGGCCTGCTGGCCTACGGCCTGGGCTCCCTCCTGCGCGGCCTGATCGGCGCCGAGGATGAGGAGCCCCAGCCCCAGATCGAAGAAGAGATTAGGACCCTCGTGGACGCCTATGAGGAAGAGGGCGTCATCGAGGAAGACGAGAAGGAGATGATCTACAGCATCTTCGAGCTAGGGGATACCCTGGTGCGGGAGGTCATGGTGCCGCGCATTGACATCGTGGCGGTGGAAGCCGGCACCCCCCTGCTGGAGGCGCTGGACATCATCATGCAGGCCGGCCATTCCCGCATCCCGGTCTATAAGGGCACTATTGACAACATCATCGGCGTCCTGTACGTGAAAGACCTCCTGCCCTACCTTAAGCGGGGCGAGACCGATGTCCCGCTGGAGTCCATCGTGCGGGAGCCGTACTTCATCCCCGAGACCAAGAAGGTGGATCAGCTTCTGCCGGACCTCCAACAGCGCAAGGTGCACATGGCCATCGTGGTGGATGAGTACGGCGGAACCGCCGGCCTGGTCACCATCGAGGACCTGCTGGAGGAAATCGTCGGCGAGATACAGGATGAGTATGACCGGGAAGAGCCTATGTACCAGAAGGTGGGCGAGAACGAGTTCATCCTGGATGCCCGCATCAACCTCGACGATTTCGCCGAGCTGGTGGGGGTGGAGATCGCCGACGAGGGCAGTGATACGCTGGGCGGGTTCATTTACAATCAACTGGGGCGGGTGCCGGCCGTCGGGGACACCATTTCCTACGACGGCATCACCATCACGGTGCTGAGCCTGATCGGCCGGCGCATCGGCAAGGTGCGCGTCGTCCGGCAGGAGGCGGCCCCCACCGCTGACGAGGGCGAGCCGCAGGCCAGCCGCATCCCCCCTCCCACAAAGGATAATTCCCGTGAACATTGA
- the cdd gene encoding cytidine deaminase, protein MNIDALIEQAKQAREGAYAPYSHFAVGAALLTRSGRVFTGANVENASYGLTVCAERVAVFKAVTAGEREFAAIAIASSNGASPCGACRQVLAEFGLDILVISVDMDDRVRQWRLEELLPASFGPQDLPR, encoded by the coding sequence GTGAACATTGACGCTTTGATCGAGCAGGCCAAGCAGGCCAGGGAAGGCGCCTATGCGCCGTACTCCCACTTCGCGGTCGGGGCGGCGCTGTTGACCCGCTCCGGCAGGGTCTTCACCGGCGCCAACGTGGAAAACGCCTCTTACGGGTTGACCGTCTGTGCCGAACGTGTGGCGGTGTTCAAGGCGGTGACCGCCGGCGAGCGCGAGTTCGCGGCCATTGCCATCGCCTCGTCCAACGGCGCCAGCCCCTGCGGGGCCTGCCGGCAGGTGTTGGCGGAGTTCGGCCTGGACATATTGGTCATCTCCGTGGACATGGATGATCGCGTGCGGCAGTGGCGGTTGGAGGAGCTCCTGCCGGCCTCTTTCGGGCCGCAGGACTTGCCGAGATAG
- a CDS encoding zf-HC2 domain-containing protein yields MFASKDSLRNHLDDEMLSAYMDRALPASEMQRAQRHLAACAECRQRLESLQGIVRLLHALPAVEIPRSFVLRPADVQPARPSAVFAFLRAATVAVAMMLAVVLAGDLLLRQGMLGVPAAPAPMMERAAAPAPVTLIAEAPAITTQEAVLATQPAEAPAAKVLTPPEQAPTEAPPATPEAGAVMERMAVPPTTVEGLAPAETPAHTPEMMAAGIEVTATPALPEGTLAPGVEVTITAPAVALPQVAVAAASETPPPEELTATAQAKLIPLPTPAEGTPGASPSEVIIEPPVTSPDEVPAPPGAGGGGLGEAGGMGGAGGAGVVPGTQPMGAEAITGTAESEALPSPTVEELTPIPTPTPTDTPAPTETPTPQPMPTPTPVPPAEAGQAAPTPAAPQVEEPATVVAQRAMPAAPATPAVPEEAPVPAPEVSQGAGFFNEDTLFLIRLVEIALALIVVSLAGATWVVRPRA; encoded by the coding sequence ATGTTCGCATCGAAGGATTCACTGCGCAATCATCTCGACGATGAGATGCTTTCCGCATATATGGACCGGGCCCTGCCGGCCAGCGAGATGCAGCGCGCCCAGCGCCACCTTGCCGCCTGCGCCGAGTGCCGTCAGCGCCTGGAAAGCCTGCAGGGCATCGTGCGGCTCCTGCACGCCCTGCCGGCGGTAGAAATACCGCGCTCCTTTGTCCTGCGGCCGGCCGATGTCCAGCCGGCGCGCCCGAGCGCCGTCTTCGCCTTCCTGCGCGCCGCCACCGTCGCCGTCGCCATGATGCTGGCGGTGGTGCTGGCCGGCGACTTGCTCCTGCGCCAGGGCATGCTGGGTGTGCCGGCCGCGCCCGCTCCCATGATGGAGCGCGCTGCCGCCCCCGCGCCTGTCACCCTGATCGCCGAGGCGCCGGCTATCACGACGCAGGAAGCGGTGCTGGCCACCCAGCCGGCCGAAGCGCCTGCCGCCAAAGTCCTGACGCCACCGGAACAGGCGCCGACCGAAGCGCCGCCGGCCACACCGGAAGCCGGCGCGGTGATGGAACGAATGGCTGTGCCCCCAACAACGGTAGAGGGGCTTGCCCCCGCGGAGACGCCGGCCCACACCCCGGAAATGATGGCCGCCGGCATCGAGGTTACGGCCACGCCGGCCCTTCCGGAGGGCACCCTCGCCCCTGGCGTCGAGGTCACTATTACCGCGCCGGCCGTTGCGCTCCCGCAGGTGGCAGTAGCCGCCGCTTCGGAGACCCCTCCTCCTGAGGAGCTGACCGCGACCGCCCAGGCAAAGCTCATACCTCTGCCTACGCCGGCGGAGGGCACCCCGGGCGCCAGCCCGTCCGAGGTCATTATCGAGCCGCCGGTCACGTCGCCGGACGAAGTGCCAGCACCGCCTGGAGCGGGCGGTGGTGGATTGGGCGAGGCCGGCGGTATGGGCGGCGCCGGCGGAGCCGGCGTTGTGCCGGGCACCCAACCCATGGGGGCTGAAGCAATCACTGGAACAGCGGAAAGCGAGGCCCTGCCCAGCCCAACCGTGGAGGAACTGACGCCCATACCCACACCGACCCCCACGGACACGCCGGCGCCGACCGAGACCCCGACGCCCCAGCCCATGCCCACACCGACGCCTGTGCCGCCGGCCGAGGCCGGCCAAGCCGCACCGACGCCGGCCGCGCCGCAGGTCGAGGAACCGGCGACCGTGGTCGCCCAGCGCGCCATGCCGGCCGCGCCGGCCACTCCTGCCGTGCCGGAAGAGGCCCCGGTCCCTGCTCCGGAGGTCAGCCAGGGCGCCGGCTTCTTCAACGAGGATACCCTGTTCCTCATCCGGCTGGTGGAGATCGCGCTGGCGCTGATCGTGGTATCGCTGGCCGGCGCCACCTGGGTCGTGCGCCCGCGAGCATAA
- the mutM gene encoding bifunctional DNA-formamidopyrimidine glycosylase/DNA-(apurinic or apyrimidinic site) lyase, translating to MPELPEVEVIARGLQRLIGQSIIQEVEVLWPRSVACPEVPAFIQELAGRRIMDVGRRGKFIIFSLDDGRSLLAHLRMTGGFCVFPRTTPPHPYVRAIFHLTDGRDLWYVDIRKFGRLYLVNSPEEVLQALGVEPLSAEFTAERLADILRRRKGAIKPLLLNQGIIAGVGNIYADEALFRAGIHPLRRAADLDMEEVRALHAAIREILQEAIDHRGTTLRNYRDANGESGQNQFRLNVYRRQGEPCRRCGTPIERIVVGQRGTHFCPHCQPAQP from the coding sequence ATGCCCGAGCTTCCTGAAGTCGAGGTCATCGCACGGGGATTACAGCGGCTTATCGGCCAGAGCATCATCCAGGAAGTGGAGGTGCTCTGGCCGCGTTCTGTGGCATGCCCGGAGGTGCCGGCCTTTATCCAGGAGCTGGCCGGCCGGCGGATCATGGATGTGGGCCGGCGCGGCAAGTTCATCATTTTCTCCCTGGACGATGGGCGCTCCCTGCTGGCCCATCTGCGCATGACCGGCGGCTTCTGCGTCTTCCCTCGCACCACGCCCCCGCACCCTTACGTGCGCGCCATCTTCCACCTGACCGATGGCCGGGACCTGTGGTACGTGGATATCCGCAAGTTCGGCCGGCTCTACCTGGTGAATTCCCCCGAAGAGGTCCTGCAAGCGCTGGGGGTGGAGCCGCTGAGCGCGGAGTTCACCGCGGAGCGGCTGGCGGACATCCTGCGCCGGCGCAAAGGGGCCATTAAGCCGCTCTTGCTGAACCAGGGGATCATCGCCGGCGTGGGAAACATCTACGCCGATGAAGCGCTGTTCCGCGCCGGCATCCATCCCCTGCGCCGCGCCGCGGATCTGGACATGGAGGAGGTCCGCGCACTGCATGCCGCCATCCGGGAGATACTGCAGGAGGCCATTGACCACCGCGGCACAACCTTACGCAATTACCGCGATGCGAACGGCGAGAGCGGTCAGAACCAATTTCGCCTGAACGTCTACCGCCGGCAGGGCGAACCGTGCCGGCGGTGCGGAACCCCCATCGAGCGCATCGTCGTCGGACAGCGCGGCACCCACTTCTGCCCCCACTGCCAGCCGGCCCAGCCCTAA
- a CDS encoding MBL fold metallo-hydrolase, whose amino-acid sequence MYQLGNVRIQLLSDGLIWDDGGGAFGLVPRTRWEKVIPPDEYNRIPMRSDSLLIESAGKRILVDTGYGEKLTPADIERLSLQGRRLRESLADIGLSPEDIDIVINTHLHADHCGGNTVYADGRVVPAFPRAEYWIQRLEMADARYPNERTRNTYFAENFVPLEESGRLRLLFGDTRVTPEVLCIATPGHTRGHQSVYIESAGQKALFLGDVATLAIGMERLAWVTAYDIDPMQNIETKRRLGRWAIEEHILLIFMHDPNIRAGYLREQDGWWKLEPVEL is encoded by the coding sequence ATGTATCAACTGGGAAACGTGCGTATACAGCTCCTGAGCGACGGCCTCATTTGGGACGACGGCGGCGGGGCGTTCGGCCTGGTGCCGCGCACCCGCTGGGAGAAGGTCATCCCGCCGGATGAATACAACCGCATCCCTATGCGCTCCGACTCCCTGCTCATCGAGTCCGCCGGCAAGCGCATCCTGGTGGACACCGGCTACGGGGAGAAGCTGACGCCGGCGGATATCGAGCGCCTTTCCCTGCAGGGCCGGCGCCTGCGCGAGAGCCTGGCGGATATCGGCCTTTCCCCCGAGGACATTGACATCGTCATCAACACGCACCTGCACGCCGACCACTGCGGCGGTAATACTGTGTACGCGGACGGCCGGGTCGTGCCGGCCTTCCCCCGGGCGGAGTACTGGATCCAGCGGCTGGAGATGGCCGACGCCCGCTATCCCAACGAGCGCACGCGCAACACCTATTTCGCCGAGAACTTCGTCCCATTGGAGGAAAGCGGCCGTCTGCGCCTGCTGTTCGGCGATACGCGCGTCACCCCCGAGGTGCTCTGCATCGCCACGCCCGGGCACACGCGCGGGCATCAGTCGGTATATATCGAGTCCGCCGGCCAGAAAGCCCTTTTCCTCGGGGATGTGGCCACGCTGGCCATCGGCATGGAGCGCCTGGCTTGGGTCACCGCCTATGATATAGACCCCATGCAGAATATCGAGACCAAGCGCCGGCTGGGCCGCTGGGCCATCGAGGAGCACATCCTGCTCATCTTCATGCATGACCCGAATATCCGCGCCGGCTATCTGCGGGAGCAGGACGGCTGGTGGAAGTTGGAGCCGGTGGAGCTTTAG
- the glmU gene encoding bifunctional UDP-N-acetylglucosamine diphosphorylase/glucosamine-1-phosphate N-acetyltransferase GlmU, translating to MDTAAVILAAGQSTRMRSRLPKVLHPIAGRPMIWYSLQAARQAIGEGRRPILVVGHAADAVRAAVGDQAEYAYQAQQLGTGHAVMQAHPLLEGWQGTVLVLYGDMPLLRGETLRGLLQLHEAQRSHTPLTMLTVESQDSMGFGRVVRDAAGRVLAVVEEAVATPEQKRITELNCGVYCFESAWLWEHLDRLPLSPKGEYFLTDLVAMAAEEGYAVATWKLADVSEVLGVNNRLHLAQVERVMRRRINERWMLAGVTMTDPETTYIDMDVEIGQDTVIFPNTHLLGTTRIGEECRIGPNSVIRDSTIGNRCTILASVLESALVEDDVDIGPFGHLRKGAHLAQGVHMGNFGEVKNAYLGPGTKMGHFSYIGDAQIGRNVNIGAGTITCNFDGKRKHQTIIEDDVFIGSDSLLVAPVRIGAGAITGAGSVVTHDVPPGAVVYGVPARVRRQREDIPPQNKEGEPPA from the coding sequence ATGGACACTGCCGCAGTCATCCTGGCCGCCGGCCAGAGCACCCGCATGCGCTCCCGCCTCCCCAAGGTTCTGCATCCCATCGCCGGCCGGCCCATGATCTGGTACAGCCTGCAGGCCGCCCGCCAGGCCATCGGCGAGGGCCGGCGGCCCATCTTGGTCGTGGGACACGCCGCCGATGCCGTGCGCGCCGCGGTGGGCGACCAGGCCGAATACGCCTATCAGGCCCAGCAGTTGGGCACCGGTCACGCCGTCATGCAGGCCCACCCCCTGCTGGAGGGCTGGCAGGGCACGGTGCTGGTGCTGTACGGCGATATGCCGCTCCTGCGGGGCGAGACCCTCCGCGGTCTGCTCCAGCTCCATGAGGCCCAGCGTTCGCACACCCCCTTGACCATGCTGACGGTCGAGTCACAGGACTCGATGGGCTTTGGCCGGGTGGTGCGGGATGCGGCCGGCCGCGTCCTCGCCGTGGTCGAGGAGGCGGTCGCCACGCCGGAGCAGAAGCGCATCACCGAATTGAACTGCGGCGTGTACTGCTTCGAGAGCGCCTGGCTGTGGGAACATCTGGACCGGCTTCCCCTCAGCCCCAAGGGAGAATATTTCCTCACCGACCTGGTGGCCATGGCCGCCGAAGAGGGCTATGCTGTCGCCACCTGGAAGCTTGCGGATGTGAGCGAGGTGCTGGGGGTAAACAACCGTCTGCACCTGGCGCAGGTCGAGCGGGTGATGCGCCGGCGCATCAACGAGCGCTGGATGCTGGCCGGCGTCACCATGACCGACCCGGAGACCACCTACATTGATATGGACGTGGAAATCGGCCAGGACACCGTCATTTTCCCCAACACCCATTTGCTCGGTACCACCCGCATCGGCGAGGAGTGCCGCATCGGCCCCAACAGCGTGATCCGCGACAGCACCATCGGCAACCGCTGTACCATCCTGGCGTCTGTGCTGGAATCCGCCCTGGTGGAAGATGATGTGGATATCGGCCCCTTCGGGCATCTGCGCAAGGGGGCACACCTGGCCCAGGGCGTGCACATGGGCAACTTCGGCGAGGTCAAGAACGCCTACCTGGGCCCGGGCACCAAGATGGGGCATTTCAGCTATATCGGCGACGCGCAAATCGGCCGCAACGTGAACATCGGCGCCGGCACCATCACCTGCAACTTCGACGGCAAGCGCAAGCATCAGACCATCATCGAGGATGACGTCTTCATTGGGAGCGATTCCCTGCTGGTGGCGCCGGTGCGCATCGGCGCCGGCGCTATCACCGGCGCCGGCTCGGTCGTCACACACGATGTGCCCCCGGGCGCGGTGGTGTACGGCGTGCCGGCGCGCGTCCGCCGGCAGCGCGAGGACATCCCGCCCCAGAACAAGGAAGGGGAACCGCCGGCGTAG
- a CDS encoding NYN domain-containing protein: MRFLIDGHNLIGHYPGMRLDDPNDEQILLERLHVFAQRRRHQIAVVFDPGLYYVPQQASPYADVQAIWCRPGKSADEEIVRRLSRAARPRDITVVTSDASLAQRARRTGANVISAEQFVRMMQGPAPGQPAGEEEKPEPSLTPEELEEWQALFARRRRPKHTP; the protein is encoded by the coding sequence ATGCGCTTTCTGATCGATGGGCACAACCTTATCGGGCATTATCCGGGCATGCGCCTGGACGACCCGAATGACGAACAGATACTGCTGGAGCGCCTGCACGTGTTTGCCCAGCGCCGGCGGCATCAGATCGCGGTGGTGTTCGACCCCGGGCTGTACTATGTGCCCCAGCAGGCCTCTCCGTACGCCGATGTGCAGGCGATATGGTGCCGGCCCGGGAAGAGCGCAGACGAGGAAATCGTGCGCCGGCTGAGCAGGGCCGCGCGGCCGCGAGACATCACGGTGGTGACATCCGATGCCTCTCTGGCCCAGAGGGCGCGCCGCACGGGGGCCAATGTGATCTCGGCGGAGCAGTTTGTGCGCATGATGCAGGGGCCGGCGCCCGGCCAGCCGGCGGGGGAAGAGGAAAAGCCGGAGCCATCCCTCACGCCGGAAGAATTAGAGGAATGGCAGGCCCTGTTTGCGCGGCGCCGGCGCCCGAAGCATACGCCCTAG